From one Trifolium pratense cultivar HEN17-A07 linkage group LG1, ARS_RC_1.1, whole genome shotgun sequence genomic stretch:
- the LOC123901295 gene encoding LEAF RUST 10 DISEASE-RESISTANCE LOCUS RECEPTOR-LIKE PROTEIN KINASE-like 1.2 isoform X2 has product MNQKQPFFFLFSSPLIYSYITLFYFLTRTTLCYCHVHPIFTACEPKTCGNQTIRYPFYIKEKQQPFCGYPGFGISCDNNTGFPMLNLTNTFYPIHQIFYQNQSLRVSNAVFSRSTININKGCLSPSQNLSFPINVFNLAQNQTQVVLFFGCDSTKLPRELQRNTIGCFAENKTSSVVALYGDDKNSSFVSKNCRDGVVHAMVENGVKGEIEESLRNGFLLNWIAADCRECYDSRGRCGFNSSIYSFRCYCTDRVHAAKCDSARKGLSRHAKLGIGLSIGIVGILLIALLLLVRYKRKHAISVGHFQSSYSISDSSINPRREMGSKYFGVPLFSYDELRKATNNFDHNKELGDGGFGTVYFGKLPDGREVAVKRLYEHNYRRVEQFMNEVNILTTLRHKNLVSLYGCTSRHSRELLLVYEYISNGTIASHLHGELAKPGLLPWSIRIKIAIETATALAYLHASGIIHRDVKTNNILLDDNFGVKVADFGLSRLFPEDATHVSTAPQGTPGYLDPEYHQFYQLTSKSDVYSFGVVLIELISSKPAVDINRSREEINLSTLATRKIQESAIDELVDPCLGFHSDDEVNRMIVSVAELAFQCLQRDKELRPSMEEVLDELRRIESGKDMVEVVEEADVDDVGSSHSNVNPPPILASPEWDEVGLLKIMKNVKHPSSPNTVTDKWESISTTPNASA; this is encoded by the exons ATGAACCAAAAACAAcccttcttctttctcttctcttctcccTTGATTTATTCATACATCACCCTTTTCTATTTTCTTACCAGAACCACTCTATGCTATTGCCATGTACATCCAATTTTTACAGCTTGTGAGCCTAAAACATGTGGCAACCAAACTATAAGATACCCTTTCTACatcaaagaaaaacaacaacCTTTTTGCGGCTACCCTGGTTTTGGTATCTCTTGTGACAATAATACTGGTTTTCCAATGCTTAATCTTACCAATACCTTTTACCCAATCCACCAGattttctatcaaaatcaatcatTAAGGGTTTCCAATGCTGTTTTTTCAAGATCAACCATTAACATCAACAAAGGTTGTCTTTCACCTAGTCAAAACCTCAGTTTTCCTATTAACGTGTTCAATCTTgcacaaaaccaaacacaagTGGTTTTGTTCTTTGGATGCGACTCAACAAAGCTACCCAGAGAGTTGCAAAGGAACACAATTGGTTGCTTTGCAGAAAACAAAACGAGTTCGGTTGTGGCATTGTATGGAGATGATAAAAATTCAAGCTTTGTGTCAAAGAATTGCAGGGATGGTGTGGTGCATGCTATGGTGGAAAATGGTGTGAAAGGTGAGATTGAAGAGTCGCTGAGAAATGGGTTTCTGTTGAATTGGATAGCTGCTGATTGTAGAGAGTGTTACGACAGTAGAGGGAGGTGTGGTTTTAATTCATCTATATATAGTTTCAGATGTTACTGTACTGATAGAGTTCATGCTGCAAAATGTGATTCAG CGAGAAAAGGACTAAGTCGGCATGCCAAACTGGGTATAG GTTTGAGTATTGGAATCGTAGGCATCTTGTTGATTGCTTTGCTGCTTCTCGTACGCTACAAACGAAAACATGCTATCTCAGTTGGGCACTTCCAATCTAGTTACTCTATTTCTGATTCCTCCATAAATCCACGCCGAGAAATGGGTAGTAAATACTTTGGAGTTCCACTATTCTCCTACGACGAGCTTAGAAAAGCAACAAACAATTTTGACCATAATAAAGAACTTGGAGATGGAGGCTTTGGTACTGTCTACTTCG GGAAACTTCCCGATGGACGTGAAGTTGCTGTCAAGCGTTTATACGAACACAACTATAGGAGGGTAGAACAGTTCATGAATGAAGTTAATATCCTGACAACTTTAAGGCACAAAAATCTTGTGTCCCTCTATGGCTGCACATCACGGCACAGCCGTGAACTACTGCTTGTGTATGAATATATCTCAAATGGCACCATTGCATCTCACCTCCATGGTGAATTGGCCAAGCCCGGCTTACTACCATGGTCTATACGAATTAAAATTGCTATAGAAACCGCTACTGCCTTGGCTTATCTCCACGCTTCTGGTATCATTCACCGTGATGTGAAAACAAACAACATACTCCTTGATGACAATTTTGGTGTTAAAGTTGCAGATTTTGGCCTTTCAAGACTCTTCCCTGAAGATGCCACTCATGTCTCCACAGCTCCACAAGGGACACCAGGTTACCTTGACCCCGAGTATCACCAATTTTATCAGCTTACCAGCAAGAGTGATGTATATAGTTTTGGAGTTGTGCTCATTGAGCTAATATCATCTAAGCCTGCTGTTGATATAAACAGAAGTAGGGAAGAGATTAACTTGTCAACTCTAGCCACAAGGAAGATTCAAGAAAGTGCAATTGATGAACTGGTAGATCCTTGTCTTGGTTTTCATTCAGACGATGAGGTTAATAGGATGATAGTTTCAGTGGCAGAATTGGCTTTTCAATGTTTGCAAAGGGATAAGGAGTTGAGACCTTCTATGGAAGAAGTCTTGGATGAACTTAGGAGAATAGAGAGTGGTAAGGACATGGTTGAGGTTGTAGAAGAGGCAGATGTTGATGATGTTGGGTCTTCACACAGTAATGTAAATCCACCACCAATACTAGCCTCACCTGAATGGGATGAAGTTGGATTGTTGAAGATTATGAAAAATGTGAAGCATCCTTCTTCACCAAACACCGTCACTGATAAATGGGAAAGTATAAGTACTACTCCTAATGCCAGTGCGTAA
- the LOC123901280 gene encoding LEAF RUST 10 DISEASE-RESISTANCE LOCUS RECEPTOR-LIKE PROTEIN KINASE-like 1.1, producing the protein MTSLYFFCFLLYCHFTLILSAGHGSGYQYNCPRSFSCGVRGTLRYPFTKVEQPDCGSILINGCDGSYYSPKFIKLDKNAKSIELTSVIDSQHTITISDQDFYKRLQNNVCDALNHNYTLPPPSTFVSFYIDYNVTLFRCNHNHNINPPANYFQHKCPNYDIYYYSKPYPNVTKEKEHSFFSSCLLLQFPSKDLTDTKNILSFVSGQMVIKIVLSRDCDECCNHRGGQCRLDANNMFYCDNEPKKKRKYFKLLLGLGIGLSITLFALGVLIIRCCSRRKHAPSDLQNQSRSTYTDAIDSYHNQGPENGTVYFKIPLFSYKELEEATNNFHHANQLGSGGFGIVYYGKLRDGREVAIKRPYEHNCRRVEQFTNEIEILARTRHTNLVSLYGCTSYHSDELLLVYEHVPNHTVACHLHGDLARSGILPWHIRMKIAIETASSLAYLHASGIIHRDVKTKNILLTNNFSVKVADFGLSRLFPLDITHASTAPQGTPGYVDPEYHQCYQLTSKSDVYSFGVVLIELISSKLAVDMNRHKDEINLSNLALKKIQKGALTELVDPYLGFDSDNEVKRMIVSVAELAFQCLQRENELRPSMDEVLKVLMRIESGKDVPEHIVEEERPPSPLSPDGDEIEIEIGLFQKMMPQPSPTAVVDKWNSQSTSWNTSGH; encoded by the exons ATgacttcattatattttttctgcTTCCTCTTGTATTGTCACTTCACGCTGATTTTATCAGCAGGGCATGGAAGCGGGTACCAATATAACTGTCCACGCTCATTCAGCTGTGGAGTTCGTGGGACTTTACGTTACCCTTTCACCAAGGTAGAACAACCAGACTGTGGCTCCATACTGATAAATGGCTGTGATGGCAGTTATTATTCACCCAAATTCATCAAACTGGACAAGAATGCAAAATCCATAGAGCTAACTAGTGTCATTGACAGCCAGCATACCATTACGATTTCTGATCAAGATTTTTACAAGCGATTGCAGAATAATGTTTGTGATGCTTTGAATCACAACTACACTCTTCCTCCCCCTTctacttttgtttctttttatatagATTATAACGTAACTCTCTTCCGATGCAATCATAACCACAATATCAATCCCCCAGCAAACTATTTTCAACACAAGTGTCCTAACTACGATATCTATTATTATAGTAAACCATATCCCAATGTTACTAAAGAGAAGGAACATAGCTTTTTCTCATCCTGCTTGCTACTTCAGTTTCCATCTAAAgatttgactgataccaaaaaCATTTTATCATTTGTATCTGGTCAGATGGTTATTAAAATAGTATTATCTCGTGATTGTGATGAGTGCTGCAACCATAGAGGAGGCCAATGTAGGCTTGATGCCAACAACATGTTCTACTGTGACAATG AGccgaagaagaagagaaaatatTTTAAGCTGCTACTTGGACTTGGAATAG GTCTAAGCATTACATTGTTTGCACTGGGTGTTCTTATAATTCGATGCTGCTCCAGAAGAAAGCATGCTCCATCGGACCTCCAGAATCAATCGAGAAGCACATATACTGATGCGATTGATTCCTACCATAATCAAGGTCCAGAAAACGGCACTGTCTACTTTAAAATCCCTCTGTTCTCTTACAAGGAGCTAGAAGAAGCTACAAATAATTTCCACCACGCCAACCAACTTGGAAGCGGAGGCTTTGGAATAGTTTACTATG GAAAACTGCGAGATGGACGTGAAGTTGCTATTAAGCGCCCATATGAACATAACTGTAGGCGAGTAGAACAGTTCACAAATGAAATTGAGATCCTTGCTCGCACACGCCACACAAATCTTGTATCCCTCTATGGCTGTACTTCATATCATAGTGATGAACTACTGCTTGTCTACGAACATGTTCCGAATCACACTGTTGCTTGTCATCTCCACGGCGATTTAGCAAGGTCGGGCATACTTCCTTGGCATATAAGGATGAAAATTGCCATAGAGACAGCAAGTTCACTGGCTTATCTGCATGCTTCTGGCATCATCCACCGTGACGTGAAAACCAAAAACATTCTCCTTACAAACAACTTCAGTGTTAAAGTTGCAGATTTTGGTCTTTCAAGGCTATTCCCCCTCGATATCACCCATGCTTCCACGGCGCCACAAGGGACACCGGGTTACGTTGATCCAGAATATCATCAATGCTACCAGCTTACTAGCAAGAGTGATGTATACAGTTTCGGTGTTGTGCTCATTGAGCTAATATCATCTAAGCTTGCTGTTGATATGAACAGGCATAAGGATGAGATTAACTTGTCAAACCTGGCTTTAAAGAAGATCCAAAAGGGTGCACTTACTGAGTTGGTGGACCCTTATCTTGGTTTTGATTCAGACAATGAGGTTAAGAGGATGATAGTTTCAGTGGCAGAGTTGGCTTTTCAATGTTTGCAAAGGGAAAACGAATTGAGACCTTCCATGGATGAGGTTTTGAAGGTGTTGATGAGAATTGAAAGTGGGAAGGATGTGCCTGAGCATATAGTTGAAGAAGAGCGTCCACCCTCTCCACTTTCACCAGATGGGGATGAGATTGAGATTGAGATTGGATTATTCCAAAAAATGATGCCACAGCCATCACCTACAGCTGTGGTTGATAAATGGAATAGTCAATCTACTTCATGGAATACCAGTGGTCATTAA
- the LOC123901295 gene encoding LEAF RUST 10 DISEASE-RESISTANCE LOCUS RECEPTOR-LIKE PROTEIN KINASE-like 1.1 isoform X1 translates to MSLVYEFMFLLFSHLMMLLVLVCGDKSKYQGDCPPSFRCGYLGNISFPFTTTEHPDCGLLPIHNCDDDDPQKPKIIQLQKEGKWFEVGVVNPLEFHGRGSSTFVFRDDKFYKLLQTKSCEAFRYNYTLPSTSGFASFRIKTNATLFVCNHTLHVHPPTYMHMHNYTKCRQYDLFYQPYIIADNVFRSAFTDCTNVHLPIKDVADGEDPFTFVTADISIEVKITEECAYCHFKQRGQCQLDSNRGFYCANARKGLSRHAKLGIGLSIGIVGILLIALLLLVRYKRKHAISVGHFQSSYSISDSSINPRREMGSKYFGVPLFSYDELRKATNNFDHNKELGDGGFGTVYFGKLPDGREVAVKRLYEHNYRRVEQFMNEVNILTTLRHKNLVSLYGCTSRHSRELLLVYEYISNGTIASHLHGELAKPGLLPWSIRIKIAIETATALAYLHASGIIHRDVKTNNILLDDNFGVKVADFGLSRLFPEDATHVSTAPQGTPGYLDPEYHQFYQLTSKSDVYSFGVVLIELISSKPAVDINRSREEINLSTLATRKIQESAIDELVDPCLGFHSDDEVNRMIVSVAELAFQCLQRDKELRPSMEEVLDELRRIESGKDMVEVVEEADVDDVGSSHSNVNPPPILASPEWDEVGLLKIMKNVKHPSSPNTVTDKWESISTTPNASA, encoded by the exons ATGAGTCTAGTTTATGAATTTATGTTCCTTTTGTTTTCACACCTCATGATGTTACTTGTGTTGGTGTGTGGAGATAAGAGTAAGTACCAAGGAGATTGTCCACCTTCATTTCGTTGTGGATATCTTGGCAATATCAGCTTCCCTTTCACTACAACTGAACACCCGGACTGTGGCTTATTGCCAATACATaattgtgatgatgatgaccCACAAAAGCCTAAAATTATCCAATTACAGAAGGAAGGGAAATGGTTTGAGGTTGGAGTTGTAAATCCTCTCGAGTTTCATGGTCGTGGCAGTAGTACTTTTGTTTTTAGAGACGATAAATTCTACAAACTGCTGCAAACCAAAAGTTGCGAAGCTTTCAGATATAATTATACTCTTCCTTCCACCTCTGGCTTTGCTTCTTTTCGTATCAAAACCAATGCAACCCTGTTTGTGTGTAACCATACCCTCCATGTACACCCTCCAACATATATGCATATGCATAACTATACAAAGTGCCGCCAATACGATCTCTTCTACCAGCCTTACATTATTGCTGATAATGTGTTTCGGAGTGCTTTTACCGATTGTACAAATGTCCACCTTCCCATTAAAGACGTCGCTGATGGTGAAGACCCTTTTACTTTCGTAACGGCTGATATCTCCATTGAAGTAAAAATAACAGAAGAATGTGCATATTGTCACTTCAAACAAAGAGGGCAGTGTCAACTTGACAGCAACAGGGGGTTTTATTGTGCCAATG CGAGAAAAGGACTAAGTCGGCATGCCAAACTGGGTATAG GTTTGAGTATTGGAATCGTAGGCATCTTGTTGATTGCTTTGCTGCTTCTCGTACGCTACAAACGAAAACATGCTATCTCAGTTGGGCACTTCCAATCTAGTTACTCTATTTCTGATTCCTCCATAAATCCACGCCGAGAAATGGGTAGTAAATACTTTGGAGTTCCACTATTCTCCTACGACGAGCTTAGAAAAGCAACAAACAATTTTGACCATAATAAAGAACTTGGAGATGGAGGCTTTGGTACTGTCTACTTCG GGAAACTTCCCGATGGACGTGAAGTTGCTGTCAAGCGTTTATACGAACACAACTATAGGAGGGTAGAACAGTTCATGAATGAAGTTAATATCCTGACAACTTTAAGGCACAAAAATCTTGTGTCCCTCTATGGCTGCACATCACGGCACAGCCGTGAACTACTGCTTGTGTATGAATATATCTCAAATGGCACCATTGCATCTCACCTCCATGGTGAATTGGCCAAGCCCGGCTTACTACCATGGTCTATACGAATTAAAATTGCTATAGAAACCGCTACTGCCTTGGCTTATCTCCACGCTTCTGGTATCATTCACCGTGATGTGAAAACAAACAACATACTCCTTGATGACAATTTTGGTGTTAAAGTTGCAGATTTTGGCCTTTCAAGACTCTTCCCTGAAGATGCCACTCATGTCTCCACAGCTCCACAAGGGACACCAGGTTACCTTGACCCCGAGTATCACCAATTTTATCAGCTTACCAGCAAGAGTGATGTATATAGTTTTGGAGTTGTGCTCATTGAGCTAATATCATCTAAGCCTGCTGTTGATATAAACAGAAGTAGGGAAGAGATTAACTTGTCAACTCTAGCCACAAGGAAGATTCAAGAAAGTGCAATTGATGAACTGGTAGATCCTTGTCTTGGTTTTCATTCAGACGATGAGGTTAATAGGATGATAGTTTCAGTGGCAGAATTGGCTTTTCAATGTTTGCAAAGGGATAAGGAGTTGAGACCTTCTATGGAAGAAGTCTTGGATGAACTTAGGAGAATAGAGAGTGGTAAGGACATGGTTGAGGTTGTAGAAGAGGCAGATGTTGATGATGTTGGGTCTTCACACAGTAATGTAAATCCACCACCAATACTAGCCTCACCTGAATGGGATGAAGTTGGATTGTTGAAGATTATGAAAAATGTGAAGCATCCTTCTTCACCAAACACCGTCACTGATAAATGGGAAAGTATAAGTACTACTCCTAATGCCAGTGCGTAA